The following proteins come from a genomic window of Emys orbicularis isolate rEmyOrb1 chromosome 25, rEmyOrb1.hap1, whole genome shotgun sequence:
- the RAPGEFL1 gene encoding rap guanine nucleotide exchange factor-like 1 yields the protein MKPLEKFLKKQGSHLAGRAGPGPGGLQRRQSVSRLLLPGFLREPAEEPERGMEPAQPGGDGRWLELRPPDAALRSPSSFSSEELSPGGGEPPLSPDPAATCCWPPGPPDSPERLLEALLDRLGGGATSHGQGCDVLLDDVILTHSLFLPTKHLLQQLHQRYPSGKAPGAPPGGWGQKRAVLTVLLHFLETYKGILQEEESAGKVIKDLYLLIMKDASLYPELEDEILRLHQLVETVELKVPEETPPPSKQVKPLFRHFRRIDSCLQTRVAFRGSDEIFCRVYMPDHSYVTIRSRLSASVQDILAAVTEKLQYSEEQSAREEALALVAVASSGEKAVLQPSEECVFTTLGINSHLFACAKDAIESLVPLPEEIQVSPGDTEIHRVEAEEIANHMTAFHWELFRCIHELEFVDYVFHGERGRRETANLELLLQRCSEVQHWVATEMLLCESLGKRAHLLKKFIKIAAICKQNQDMLSFYAVVMGLDNAAVSRLRLTWEKLPGKFKNLFRKFETLTDPCRNHKTYREVLSKMNPPLIPFVPLILKDLTFVHEGSKTLLDGLVNVEKLHSIAEKVRTIRKYRSRPLCLDLEASPSQLQTKAYVRQFQVIDNQNLLFELSYKLEASSQ from the exons ATGAAGCCGCTGGAGAAATTCCTGAAGAAGCAGGGCTCgcacctggcgggccgggccgggcccggccctgGGGGGCTGCAGCGCCGCCAGAGCGTCTCCCGCCTGCTGCTGCCCGGCTTCCTCCGGGAGCCCGCCGAGGAGCCCGAGCGGGGCATGGAgccggcccagcccggcggcgACGGGCGCTGGCTGGAGCTGCGGCCCCCGGACGCCGCGCTCCGGTCCCCCTCGTCCTTCTCCTCCGAGGAGCTGTCCCCCGGCGGCGGGGAGCCGCCGCTGAGCCCCGACCCCGCCgccacctgctgctggcccccgggGCCGCCCGACAGCCCCGAGCGCCTGCTGGAGGCGCTGCTGGaccggctcggggggggggcgacctcgcACGGCCAGGGCTGCG ACGTGCTATTGGACGACGTcatcctcactcactcgctctTCCTGCCGACCAAgcacctgctgcagcagctgcaccaGCGATATCCTTCGGGGAAGGCCCCGGGGGCCCCTCCAGGAggttgggggca GAAGCGGGCCGTGCTGACCGTGCTGCTGCACTTCCTGGAGACCTACAAGGGCATcctgcaggaggaggagagcgCTGGGAAAGTCATCAAG gatCTCTACCTGCTGATCATGAAAGACGCCTCCCTCTACCCGGAGCTGGAAGACGAGATCCTGAGACTGCACCAGCTGGTGGAGACGGTGGAGCTCAA GGTGCCCGAGGAGACCCCACCACCCAGCAAGCAGGTCAAGCCACTTTTCCGGCACTTCCGGCGCATCGACTCCTGCCTCCAGACCCGGGTGGCCTTCCGGGGCTCGGATGAGA TCTTCTGCCGCGTGTACATGCCCGACCACTCCTACGTCACCATCCGCAGCCGCCTCTCGGCCTCGGTGCAGGACATCCTGGCCGCGGTGACGGAGAAGCTGCAATACTCGGAGGAGCAGAGCGCCCGCGAGGAAGCCCTCGCCCTAGTGGCAGTGGCGTCGTCTGGAG AGAAGGCCGTGCTGCAGCCCAGCGAGGAGTGCGTCTTCACCACGCTGGGCATCAACAGCCACCTCTTCGCCTGCGCGAAGGACGCCATTGAGTCGCTG gtCCCGCTCCCCGAGGAGATCCAGGTCTCGCCGGGCGACACCGAGATCCACCGCGTGGAGGCTGAGGAAATAGCCAATCACATGACGGCCTTTCACTGGGAACTCTTCCGCTGCATCCACGAG CTGGAGTTTGTGGACTACGTTTTCCACGGGGAGCGGGGCCGGCGGGAGACGGCcaacctggagctgctgctgcagcgctgcagtGAGGTGCAGCACTGGGTGGCCACAGAGATGCTGCTGTGCGAGTCGCTGGGGAAGCGCGCCCACCTGCTCAAGAAGTTCATCAAGATCGCAGCCAT CTGCAAGCAGAACCAGGACATGCTGTCCTTCTATGCCGTGGTGATGGGGCTGGACAACGCGGCCGTCAGCCGGTTACGGCTCACCTGGGAG aagctTCCGGGCAAGTTTAAGAACCTGTTCCGGAAGTTTGAGACTCTGACG GACCCCTGCCGGAATCACAAAACCTACCGGGAAGTCCTCTCCAAGATGAACCCGCCCCTCATCCCCTTCGTGCCCCTCATCCTGAAAG ACCTGACGTTTGTGCACGAGGGCAGCAAGACGCTCCTGGATGGGCTGGTGAACGTGGAGAAGCTG cactCAATCGCCGAAAAAGTGAGGACAATCCGGAAGTACCGCAGCCGGCCCCTGT GCCTGGATTTGGAGGCGTCGCCCAGCCAGCTGCAGACCAAGGCCTACGTGCGCCAGTTCCAGGTGATCGACAATCAGAACCTGCTCTTCGAGCTCTCCTACAAGCTGGAGGCGAGCAGCCAGTGA